Part of the Vicinamibacterales bacterium genome is shown below.
GTGGCAGGTCGGCCTGGCCGTGATGCTGGGGCTGCTGGTGGTCGAGAGCCTCGTGGGGCGGCAGCGGCGGCCGCGCGTCGCGCCACGGAGCGGGTAGGATACGAAGAGCGGCATTTTCCATGGCGGACGAGCTGACGACGCTCCGCGCGCTTCTCGATGACATCGCCCGTCGGCGGGCGTCGCTGGCGTGGCGCCGCGCGTGGATCGCCGGAGCCGTGGCCGCGGCCGTCGCGCTCGCGGCCTCGCGGGCCGCCGTCGCGCTCGGGGCGCCCGACGGTCTGGTTCTGCTGGCGGTGGTCGGCTTCGGCGTGGCCGTGGCCGGCCTCGCGCTGGCCGTCGCGCTCGTCGGCGCCAGGGAGACGTCCACGCCGCTGCAGATCGCGCGCCTCGTCGAGGAGCGCCTCGGTGGACTGGACGACGTGGTGGCGACGGCCGTGGACTACGCGGCCCGGCCGGACCATCGTCCGGGCATCGCCGATCAGCTGGCGGCGTCCGCGCTCCGGGCCGCCGGTCCTGGCGTGACCGACGCCGTCGTGGACCCCGACACCGTCCGCCGGACCAACCGCCGCGCCTGGGCCGCGACGGCCGCGCTGGCCGCCTCGGTGGCGCTCCTCGTCGGACCGCTCGGCCGGGCGGGCGAGGTGGCCGCCGCTTACCTGATGCCGTCGCGGCTCGCGCTCACCGTGGAGCCCGGCAACGTCCGGGTGCGCGCCGGGCGCCCCGTCACCATCACCGCGCGTATCGACGGCACCACGGCCGTGACGCCCGCGCTCGTGGCCGGCGACGGCGCCGAGCCCGCGCCGATGCGGCTCGAGCCCGATGGCGCGTTCGTGGCGACCGTGCCCGACGTGACGGCCTCGTTCGACTACCGCGTGGTGGCCGGCGGCCGCGAGTCGCCGGCCTACACCGTGACCGTCGTGCATCCGGCGCGCGTGGAGCGGATCGATCTCGACCTCACGTTCCCCACGGCCCTGGGCCTCGCGCCACGGCACGAAGAGGACGGCGGCGACATCTACGCCCCCGAAGGCACGACGGTCCGCCTGACCGTCACGGCCGACCGCGCCGTGGAGTCCGGCGCGCTGGTGATGGGCGACGGCACCCGGGTGGCCCTCGCCGGGGGCGGGCGGGTCGCCTCGGCGGATCTCACCGTGTCGGCGGATGGCTCCTACCGTGTCGCCTTCGTCGACGACGACGGCGTCGAGATGCCCGACGACACCGAGTACTTCATCCGGACGTTGCTCGATCGGCCGCCAGACGTCCGGATCCTGCGGCCCGCCGGCGACCGGCAGGTCACGCCGCTCGAAGAGGTGCTCATCGAGGCGCGCGCGGACGACGACTTCGGCGTGAAGAGCTTCGACCTCGTGCTGCAGAAGCCGGGCGATGCCGAGGTGGTGGTGCCGCTGCGGGGCACGGCGAGCGCGCTCACCGTCAACGGCGCCCACACCCTCTACCTGGAAGACCTCGAAGTCGCGCCCGGTGATGTCGTCAGCTACTACGTCAGGGCGCGCGACATCGGGCGCGGCAAGCCGTCGTCGGAGACGCGCAGCGACATGTTCTTCCTCGAGGTGAAGGCGTTCGACGACGAGTTCGTGGCGGCGCAGAGCCAGGCCATGGCGGCCAGCGGTCAGGCCCAGGGCGTGCTGGATCTCGCCGCCGCCCAGAAGGAGATCGTCGTCGCCACGTGGAAGCTCGACAGCCGCGGCCGGCGCGCGAATCGGGAGGCCTCGGCCGCCGACGTGCGCGCCCTGGCTGCCGCCCAGCGCGCGCTCGAGCAGCGCGCGGCCAAGGAAGCGGGCAGCCAGCTCCAGCCGGCGAGCCCGGGCGGCCCGCGCCGGCGGGGCGGGCAGGCCACCCTCAGCACGATCGGCGACGATCCGATTGGCCTCGCCATCGAGGCCATGCGCCGCGCGGCCACCG
Proteins encoded:
- a CDS encoding DUF4175 family protein — its product is MADELTTLRALLDDIARRRASLAWRRAWIAGAVAAAVALAASRAAVALGAPDGLVLLAVVGFGVAVAGLALAVALVGARETSTPLQIARLVEERLGGLDDVVATAVDYAARPDHRPGIADQLAASALRAAGPGVTDAVVDPDTVRRTNRRAWAATAALAASVALLVGPLGRAGEVAAAYLMPSRLALTVEPGNVRVRAGRPVTITARIDGTTAVTPALVAGDGAEPAPMRLEPDGAFVATVPDVTASFDYRVVAGGRESPAYTVTVVHPARVERIDLDLTFPTALGLAPRHEEDGGDIYAPEGTTVRLTVTADRAVESGALVMGDGTRVALAGGGRVASADLTVSADGSYRVAFVDDDGVEMPDDTEYFIRTLLDRPPDVRILRPAGDRQVTPLEEVLIEARADDDFGVKSFDLVLQKPGDAEVVVPLRGTASALTVNGAHTLYLEDLEVAPGDVVSYYVRARDIGRGKPSSETRSDMFFLEVKAFDDEFVAAQSQAMAASGQAQGVLDLAAAQKEIVVATWKLDSRGRRANREASAADVRALAAAQRALEQRAAKEAGSQLQPASPGGPRRRGGQATLSTIGDDPIGLAIEAMRRAATELDRARTGTALPHEMEALNQLLKAEADVKRRQVARQQSGGGGGSRQAPDLSALFDQELRKQQETTYETPDSAETRQDGTREDDPLAALRELARRQEALSRDQRDLARQQDGLDAETVKRRLERLTRDQEQLRRELEQLARQLPQPNGQRDPGSQGERRDAAASSGQQKGASGPPQTAGTQGASSGSGQAAGQSAASQTSDGDRQALRDAVSEMRQASSGLRDEDAERASQSATRALEQMRRAEDALQGSTAEDLQRRLGDVQLEARQLAEAQRRLTDRVARGGTAEGRADARQAAGEQTRLAARTERLKERMRALARQAPQGDGRQTLDQAGRELESGRAADLMREASRALAGQERTEAAAGSTGAASSTAQPSASRAGAGTSADEAARLGRQAAQAMDRVADRLDGRREADGPATARLSDDLTRTRELREQLARIDRALADLKATEGRQSAADAREGRGQEAGTEGAAADGEVDRLRRQLTEELRQAREQVDALGRGSADLRGGSTPEQWQPSTSAPGTEAFKQDFARWDSLKQNLLLALEKVEQGLSDALRQQETRDRLSAGRSEAVPDDYRKLVDKYYRSLAAPRRPER